From Mucilaginibacter rubeus, a single genomic window includes:
- a CDS encoding site-specific integrase — protein MKTIFSVLFYLKRPKGYQTGPMPIYMRITIDSKRTEITTGRECEPSQWIPSAGRMKGTKETVKSLNNYLDTLRAKIDDAHSAMIKAGDDITAESLKCRFLGKEESPKMLIEIFKNHNQKFGKLVGKENSKGTLSRYKISLSHTQRFLKWRFNLSDIPVKKVDHQFITDYDFWLRSERNCGNNSAVKYMRNFKKIITICLDNGWIDRNPFLKYKGKTKRVHRVCLEQDDLNRIAEKNFSSARLEQIRDIFLFSCYTGLAYIDIKNLHREHLTNRYDGEIWIMTNRQKTDIPTRVPLLPQAIELIRKYEYHPKCANTGLLFPVPSNQKVNDYLKEIAELCKIKQPLTFHIARHTFATTITLANDVPIESVSVMLGHASIKTTQEYAKVLNLKLSRDMSALRSKIGS, from the coding sequence ATGAAGACAATTTTCAGTGTGCTCTTTTATTTGAAGAGACCAAAGGGCTATCAGACAGGTCCTATGCCTATCTACATGCGCATTACGATTGACAGTAAGCGCACAGAAATCACCACCGGTCGTGAATGTGAACCTTCGCAGTGGATCCCATCAGCAGGGCGAATGAAGGGAACGAAAGAAACCGTAAAATCGCTCAATAATTACCTCGACACCCTACGCGCGAAGATCGATGACGCGCATTCGGCAATGATCAAAGCGGGAGATGACATTACCGCAGAGAGTTTGAAATGTCGTTTCCTGGGCAAAGAAGAAAGCCCGAAAATGCTCATCGAAATCTTTAAAAATCACAACCAGAAATTCGGTAAGCTCGTCGGCAAAGAAAATTCAAAAGGTACACTAAGCCGGTATAAAATATCGTTGAGCCATACACAGCGCTTTCTCAAGTGGCGTTTTAATCTTTCAGATATTCCTGTCAAAAAAGTAGATCACCAATTCATTACGGATTATGATTTCTGGCTAAGATCAGAGCGCAATTGCGGCAATAATTCGGCCGTTAAGTACATGAGGAACTTTAAAAAGATCATCACCATCTGCCTGGATAACGGCTGGATTGATCGCAACCCATTCCTGAAATACAAAGGCAAAACGAAACGGGTTCACCGGGTATGCCTGGAACAAGACGACCTGAACCGTATTGCCGAAAAGAACTTTTCGTCTGCACGACTTGAACAGATCAGGGATATTTTCCTGTTCAGCTGCTACACGGGCCTGGCGTACATTGACATTAAGAATCTACACCGTGAGCACCTGACTAACCGCTACGACGGCGAAATATGGATCATGACCAATCGCCAAAAAACTGATATCCCAACCCGGGTCCCGCTTTTACCGCAGGCTATTGAGCTCATACGAAAATATGAGTATCATCCGAAGTGCGCCAATACCGGGCTGCTCTTCCCGGTACCCTCCAATCAAAAGGTCAACGACTACCTGAAGGAGATCGCTGAACTCTGTAAGATCAAGCAGCCCCTTACCTTTCATATCGCACGACATACTTTTGCTACTACGATAACGCTGGCCAACGATGTGCCTATAGAAAGCGTGTCTGTTATGCTGGGCCATGCGAGTATCAAAACCACACAGGAGTATGCTAAAGTGCTAAATCTGAAACTAAGCAGGGACATGAGCGCCCTTCGATCAAAAATTGGCTCATGA
- a CDS encoding group II truncated hemoglobin, which produces MTATIPTLFEWAGGTLAFEQLFNKFYDKVLADELLEPVFKHMSPEHRMHVAHFVSEVFGGPKTYSETEGSHYAMINKHLQKYLTEAHRKRWIELLLQTADELSLPDDPEFRSAFMAYLEWGTRIAVLNSQTDTTTESADTPMPVWGWGVPGGPYIP; this is translated from the coding sequence ATGACAGCTACAATCCCTACACTGTTTGAATGGGCGGGTGGTACACTTGCTTTTGAACAGCTTTTCAATAAGTTTTATGATAAGGTTTTGGCCGATGAGCTGCTGGAGCCTGTATTTAAGCATATGTCGCCCGAGCACCGGATGCATGTGGCACATTTTGTAAGCGAAGTTTTTGGCGGTCCCAAAACTTACAGTGAAACCGAGGGCAGCCACTACGCTATGATCAATAAACATTTGCAGAAATATTTAACCGAAGCGCATCGCAAACGCTGGATTGAATTGTTGCTGCAAACTGCCGATGAACTTTCACTTCCAGATGACCCCGAGTTTCGTTCGGCCTTTATGGCTTACCTGGAATGGGGGACACGCATAGCCGTGTTGAACTCGCAAACAGATACTACGACAGAAAGCGCCGATACGCCGATGCCTGTATGGGGTTGGGGCGTGCCGGGAGGCCCGTACATTCCCTGA
- a CDS encoding polyprenyl synthetase family protein produces MLSINDIKKPIAADIDAFEEKFRTSMKSSVPLLDRITHYIVKRKGKQIRPMFVFFSASICGGINEATHRGAALVELLHTASLVHDDVVDNSYQRRGFFSINALWKNKIAVLVGDYLLSKGLLLSIDNNDFQLLRIVSDAVKQMSEGELMQIEKVRRMDIGEPVYYDVIRQKTASLIASCCACGAASAGASDEVVEKMRLFGEKIGIAFQIKDDMFDFGTDDVGKPLGIDIKEKKVTLPLIYALANCSSSEKKRVINLVKNHNEDPKKIAEIIKFVKDTGGLQYAETQMKRFQDEAFEILNTFPDSDSHRGLEQLVRFTTERNK; encoded by the coding sequence ATGCTGAGCATCAACGACATTAAAAAACCTATTGCTGCTGATATTGATGCGTTTGAGGAGAAATTCAGAACCTCGATGAAAAGTTCTGTCCCGCTGCTTGACCGTATCACGCATTATATTGTAAAGCGTAAAGGAAAGCAGATCCGCCCGATGTTCGTGTTTTTTTCGGCCAGCATTTGCGGGGGCATCAACGAGGCTACGCATCGCGGGGCTGCATTGGTTGAGTTATTACATACTGCGTCGCTTGTGCATGATGATGTAGTTGATAACTCTTATCAGCGTCGTGGATTTTTCTCTATCAACGCTTTATGGAAAAACAAGATAGCCGTTTTGGTAGGAGATTACCTGCTGTCCAAAGGCCTGTTACTTTCTATAGATAATAATGATTTCCAGTTGCTCCGCATCGTATCTGACGCCGTTAAGCAAATGAGCGAGGGCGAGCTGATGCAGATAGAAAAGGTGCGCCGCATGGATATTGGCGAACCTGTTTATTACGATGTGATCAGGCAAAAAACGGCCTCGCTTATCGCGTCATGTTGTGCCTGTGGTGCTGCATCTGCCGGAGCAAGTGATGAGGTAGTTGAGAAAATGCGCCTTTTTGGCGAAAAGATAGGTATCGCGTTCCAGATCAAGGATGATATGTTTGATTTTGGTACCGATGATGTGGGTAAACCATTAGGTATAGATATCAAAGAGAAAAAAGTTACCCTTCCGCTTATTTACGCGCTGGCCAACTGTAGCAGTTCAGAAAAAAAGCGTGTGATAAACTTGGTGAAAAACCATAACGAGGATCCAAAAAAGATAGCAGAGATCATCAAGTTTGTAAAAGATACCGGCGGCCTTCAATATGCCGAAACGCAAATGAAACGTTTCCAGGATGAGGCTTTCGAGATTCTGAATACTTTCCCCGATAGTGATTCGCATCGCGGATTGGAGCAACTGGTAAGGTTTACGACCGAGCGCAATAAATAA